ACAAAAATAAAAAGCCTTCCTTGCAAAAGGAAAGCTTTTTCAGTCATTCATTTATTTTATCATATAATAAAAAGATTCGAGTTCTTCGCTGTCAGCTCGCGGAAGCTTCACCTTTAACTCCTGAATAACCTCATCGTCAACTTGGATAAATTTGTCTCCCAATAGGCGAGCGCATATATTGATGCTTGCCAGGGAATTTTTATGGTGGCTCACAAAGTCCAATATTTCCTCTATCTGCTTCTGCCGTTCGTCCACCCAAATGCACCTCCATTATTATTGTGAGCCCGAAAATCTCTATTTATTCCCTGAGCGACACATCGCCGCTTAAAACCCTTTCTACAGTGCCCCCATCGGTTTTAACCAATAATGCGCCATCGCTATCCACATCTAGGGCTATCCCTTCTAATTCGGAATTCCTGCCAATTATCCTGACGCGCTTTCCCAGATTGCAGGAAAGTTCCCTCCATTCCCCCAGTATCTTTTCAAAATCACCGTTCTCAAGGTCTCTGTAGAATCCCTCAAATTGCGAAAGAAATTCGGTTAAAATTTTCAATCGGTCCACATTCTTTCCGGACGCAAGTTTCAAGGACGTAGCCGTTTCTTTAATTTCCGCCGGAAAATCCGTGTTATTCACATTGATACCTATTCCAGTTACCACAAAATTGATACTGTCCATGTCGGCGCTCATTTCCGTCAAAATCCCAGCCACTTTTTTGCCCTCCACCAGAAGGTCGTTCGGCCATTTTATCCGGCAATCTATTCCGGCGACTTTCCTTATCGCTTTTGCAGCCGCTACCGCACAGGTCATGGTAATCCGGGGCGCTTCGTAGGGTTCCAG
The genomic region above belongs to Coprothermobacter proteolyticus DSM 5265 and contains:
- a CDS encoding biotin--[acetyl-CoA-carboxylase] ligase, which encodes MSIILRPSLEPYEAPRITMTCAVAAAKAIRKVAGIDCRIKWPNDLLVEGKKVAGILTEMSADMDSINFVVTGIGINVNNTDFPAEIKETATSLKLASGKNVDRLKILTEFLSQFEGFYRDLENGDFEKILGEWRELSCNLGKRVRIIGRNSELEGIALDVDSDGALLVKTDGGTVERVLSGDVSLRE